A DNA window from Primulina tabacum isolate GXHZ01 chromosome 12, ASM2559414v2, whole genome shotgun sequence contains the following coding sequences:
- the LOC142521496 gene encoding uncharacterized protein LOC142521496 isoform X1: MGGSNNLMEEDKSLRFVCKFCYKKYPCGKSLGGHIRSRVIVNSVESEKKGQASMKIITSPIDEVQQNFTEFVNGQSIYGLRENPKKTWRAMDLSFEYSQERVCKQCGKGFQSMKALCGHMAVHSEKDKANLKDDQSWTGENQKLLLDSCSDTEVDDRIVRTRSSKSKRYNKIIPNSAFNLFNNGSSSVSEIVGNEQEEVAVCLMMLSMDYVNTGGVYSVVESSDNNSAVLETKSSSVDMRNDSKYGLDQSKTTQVKKLGDRKIKETALDAEIYSMEDSDSGYFLDECAKVESHVSFDRLYRNCTTCEAKKSLVKENGDDDAYTVSNPTRIESQKWNLELWNQTWRTRNGSSEIMVNLVDPLAAENYLVKNRFNILRKKSSL, translated from the coding sequence ATGGGTGGATCGAATAATTTGATGGAGGAGGATAAAAGTTTGAGATTTGTTTGCAAGTTTTGCTACAAAAAGTACCCTTGTGGGAAGTCGTTAGGGGGTCACATTAGGTCTCGTGTGATTGTGAATTCAGTTGAATCTGAGAAAAAAGGTCAGGCCAGCATGAAAATAATTACATCTCCAATTGATGAAGTGCAGCAGAATTTTACCGAGTTTGTGAATGGGCAATCTATTTACGGTCTGAGGGAGAATCCCAAGAAAACTTGGAGGGCAATGGATTTAAGTTTCGAGTATTCACAAGAAAGAGTTTGCAAGCAATGTGGTAAAGGGTTTCAATCAATGAAAGCTTTGTGTGGTCATATGGCAGTTCACTCGGAGAAAGATAAGGCTAACTTGAAGGACGATCAATCTTGGACTGGTGAAAACCAGAAGCTGTTACTGGATAGTTGTTCCGATACGGAAGTCGATGACAGGATTGTTCGAACAAGGTCATCAAAGAGTAAGAGGTATAATAAGATTATACCAAATTCTGCTTTTAACTTGTTTAATAATGGTTCTTCATCTGTTTCGGAGATTGTTGGGAATGAACAAGAAGAGGTGGCTGTGTGTTTGATGATGTTGTCTATGGATTATGTGAACACTGGTGGTGTTTATTCGGTTGTAGAATCTTCTGATAACAATTCTGCTGTTTTGGAGACTAAATCATCTTCTGTTGACATGAGAAATGATAGTAAATATGGCTTAGACCAGAGCAAGACGACCCAAGTAAAGAAACTCGGGGATAGAAAGATTAAAGAAACTGCTTTGGATGCTGAGATATATTCAATGGAGGATTCTGATTCTGGGTATTTCTTGGATGAATGTGCTAAGGTTGAGTCGCATGTGTCTTTTGACCGGTTATACAGAAATTGTACGACCTGTGAAGCCAAAAAGTCCCTGGTAAAGGAAAATGGGGATGATGATGCTTATACGGTTTCAAATCCAACTAGGATTGAATCCCAAAAGTGGAATCTGGAATTGTGGAACCAAACTTGGCGTACGAGGAATGGTTCGTCAGAAATAATGGTAAATTTGGTGGATCCACTAGCAGCAGAAAACTATCTGGTAAAGAATCGTTTCAATATTCTGAGAAAAAAATCAAGCCTGTGA
- the LOC142520235 gene encoding uncharacterized protein LOC142520235 — protein sequence MTSSQNSTQARIGQDIPSQDDHNSATGGNSRNAQHNPLQEQNIQNMFEIMHQFVQFCQQNQPRPHDQAQEHHIEANDRALERFLRFKPPKFEGKPDAYQAESWLSKINKIFSILNYSEEQKVNFSTYLFEEAAHNWWRTVEHKWTKNHTPKMWDNFLQEFEGKYITQVILNTREREFMDLVQGDMTVAQYEAEFHRLIHYAPHYMEDEVRKRKKFVQGLKLDIRWATLSTEVTNYVSAVNQALQVEEDIKALLKKEKEEKKIRKPNPFKDNKRKRKFEKRTQPVRLSKKNAEDPPTTKPKIPARAYSFLGNQEEEIDPTAVVEGTVTILSSSAKTLFDPGATHSFISKVFVRKLPLLFEQLPYSFEICSPLGTTMIADIIYRNCPLNFQEKKYLADLIELPIKNYDIILGMDWLFRHQAQLNCYTKEVYLQTSHPVISKINHTMGIVSTAEARAILKDNRQGFLAYLINKPKDQIKISEISVVQEFPEVFPEEINTLPSQRDVEFSIDLIPGAQHRSKIHTEWHLQS from the exons ATGACGTCTTCACAAAATAGTACTCAAGCCAGAATCGGACAAGACATCCCCTCTCAAGATGACCACAACTCGGCAACTGGTGGAAATTCCAGAAACGCTCAACACAATCCCCTCCAAGAACAAAACATAcaaaatatgtttgaaataatgcaTCAATTTGTGCAGTTTTGTCAGCAAAATCAACCACGACCTCATGATCAAGCTCAAGAACATCACATTGAGGCAAATGATCGAGctcttgagagatttttgagattcaaGCCGCCAAAGTTTGAAGGCAAACCAGATGCGTATCAAGCAGAATCTTGGCTaagcaaaatcaacaaaatattctcTATTCTTAATTATTCTGAAGAACAAAAGGTAAATTTTTCCACTTACTTATTTGAAGAAGCAGCTCATAACTGGTGGCGTACGGTAGAACATAAATGGACAAAGAACCACACCCCAAAAATGTGGGACAATTTTCTACAAGAATTCGAAGGTAAATATATAACTCAAGTTATATTAAATACCCGAGAACGTGAATTTATGGATTTAGTCCAAGGTGACATGACCGTAGCTCAATATGAGGCAGAATTCCACCGTCTTATACATTATGCACCACATTACATGGAAGATGaggtaagaaaaagaaaaaaatttgttcaagGACTAAAGCTCGATATTCGTTGGGCAACACTGTCCACAGAAGTTACCAATTATGTTTCTGCTGTTAATCAAGCCCTACAAGTGGAAGAAGACATCAAGGCACTTCTTAAAAAAgagaaagaagaaaagaaaatcagGAAGCCCAACCCTTTTAAGGATAATAAAcggaaaagaaaatttgaaaagagAACACAACCAGTCAG ATTGTCCAAAAAGAACGCAGAAGACCCACCCACAACAAAGCCAAAGATACCTGCTCGAGCCTATTCCTTCTTAGGAAACCAAGAGGAGGAAATTGACCCCACTGCAGTCGTAGAAGGTACTGTTACCATATTATCTAGTTCTGCAAAAACTTTATTTGATCCAggagctactcattcttttatctcAAAAGTTTTTGTACGTAAATTACCACTGTTATTTGAGCAGCTACCATATAGCTTCGAAATTTGCTCACCTTTAGGGACAACGATGATTGCTGACATCATTTACAGAAACTGTCCCTTAAACttccaagaaaaaaaatatctaGCAGATTTGATTGAATTACCTATCAAGAACTATGATAttattcttggaatggactggttattTAGACACCAAGCCCAACTCAATTGCTACACAAAAGAAGTTTATCTTCAAACTTCTCATCCAGTCATTTCCAAAATTAATCATACCATGGGAATAGTATCAACCGCAGAAGCTAGGGCTATACTAAAAGACAACAGACAAGGATTTCTagcttatttgataaataagcCAAAAGATCAAATCAAGATCTCAGAAATCTCAGTTGTACAAGAATTTCCAGAGGTTTTTCCTGAAGAGATCAATACTTTACCTTCTCAGAGAGACGTAGAATTTTCCATTGATCTAATACCTGGAGCACAACACAGATCTAAAAtccataccgaatggcacctTCAGAGTTAA
- the LOC142521496 gene encoding uncharacterized protein LOC142521496 isoform X2: MQNFTEFVNGQSIYGLRENPKKTWRAMDLSFEYSQERVCKQCGKGFQSMKALCGHMAVHSEKDKANLKDDQSWTGENQKLLLDSCSDTEVDDRIVRTRSSKSKRYNKIIPNSAFNLFNNGSSSVSEIVGNEQEEVAVCLMMLSMDYVNTGGVYSVVESSDNNSAVLETKSSSVDMRNDSKYGLDQSKTTQVKKLGDRKIKETALDAEIYSMEDSDSGYFLDECAKVESHVSFDRLYRNCTTCEAKKSLVKENGDDDAYTVSNPTRIESQKWNLELWNQTWRTRNGSSEIMVNLVDPLAAENYLVKNRFNILRKKSSL, encoded by the exons ATG CAGAATTTTACCGAGTTTGTGAATGGGCAATCTATTTACGGTCTGAGGGAGAATCCCAAGAAAACTTGGAGGGCAATGGATTTAAGTTTCGAGTATTCACAAGAAAGAGTTTGCAAGCAATGTGGTAAAGGGTTTCAATCAATGAAAGCTTTGTGTGGTCATATGGCAGTTCACTCGGAGAAAGATAAGGCTAACTTGAAGGACGATCAATCTTGGACTGGTGAAAACCAGAAGCTGTTACTGGATAGTTGTTCCGATACGGAAGTCGATGACAGGATTGTTCGAACAAGGTCATCAAAGAGTAAGAGGTATAATAAGATTATACCAAATTCTGCTTTTAACTTGTTTAATAATGGTTCTTCATCTGTTTCGGAGATTGTTGGGAATGAACAAGAAGAGGTGGCTGTGTGTTTGATGATGTTGTCTATGGATTATGTGAACACTGGTGGTGTTTATTCGGTTGTAGAATCTTCTGATAACAATTCTGCTGTTTTGGAGACTAAATCATCTTCTGTTGACATGAGAAATGATAGTAAATATGGCTTAGACCAGAGCAAGACGACCCAAGTAAAGAAACTCGGGGATAGAAAGATTAAAGAAACTGCTTTGGATGCTGAGATATATTCAATGGAGGATTCTGATTCTGGGTATTTCTTGGATGAATGTGCTAAGGTTGAGTCGCATGTGTCTTTTGACCGGTTATACAGAAATTGTACGACCTGTGAAGCCAAAAAGTCCCTGGTAAAGGAAAATGGGGATGATGATGCTTATACGGTTTCAAATCCAACTAGGATTGAATCCCAAAAGTGGAATCTGGAATTGTGGAACCAAACTTGGCGTACGAGGAATGGTTCGTCAGAAATAATGGTAAATTTGGTGGATCCACTAGCAGCAGAAAACTATCTGGTAAAGAATCGTTTCAATATTCTGAGAAAAAAATCAAGCCTGTGA